The Mycolicibacterium fluoranthenivorans genomic interval GGGGTGAGGGATGTCGTGACGCGGCCAACCCGCGCAGCCCTTGGCCGCTCTCGGGATCGTTGAACCTGTGACCGACGTGGATCTCGCCTCCCGTGTCGTCGGTGGCAGTGTGGTGGCCGCCAGCGACGAATCCTTCGGGTTCAAGGAACGGCTCGTCGACCCGTCGGAACCCGCCTTCGTGCCGGGCACCTATGACCTGCGCGGTGAAGTGGTCGACGGGTGGGAGACCCGCCGGCACGCCGGGCCCGGCGGTGACTGGGTGATCATCCGGCTGGGCGTGCCCGGCCGCCTGCACACCGTCGACGTCGATACCCGGTTCTTCTCCGGAAACCACCCGACCGCCTGCGCGGTGGACGCGTGTGCCCTGGACCGCACCGACGATCCGGCCGGACCTGCGGTGGTCTGGACGCCGGTGGTGGAAACGACGGCGCTCAAAGCGGATTCGCACAACCTGCTGGCCGTGACGGATCGGCGCCGGTGGACGCACCTGCGGCTGCGATTACAGTCCGACGGCGGCGTCGCCCGGCTACGCGCCTACGGCGAGGTGGTGCCGGACCCGGCGTTGTGGGCCGATGTCACCGTCGAGGTGTCCGGCCTTGAGCAGGGCGGGTGCGTCGAATGGTGCAGCGACAGCTTCTATTCCAGCGCCGCTTCGCTGGTCGCCCCGAACCGGCCGCACAATATGGGCGACGGTTGGGAGACCCGCAGGCGCCGCGATATCGG includes:
- the alc gene encoding allantoicase, which produces MTDVDLASRVVGGSVVAASDESFGFKERLVDPSEPAFVPGTYDLRGEVVDGWETRRHAGPGGDWVIIRLGVPGRLHTVDVDTRFFSGNHPTACAVDACALDRTDDPAGPAVVWTPVVETTALKADSHNLLAVTDRRRWTHLRLRLQSDGGVARLRAYGEVVPDPALWADVTVEVSGLEQGGCVEWCSDSFYSSAASLVAPNRPHNMGDGWETRRRRDIGPETHDAVIISFAVPADLRQIEVDTSYFVFNASREVSVLGSRCTPDREHGWGLVAFDVPVLSRTRLIPDARQVFCVDVPAVTALRVQAYPDGGIARVRAFGVPTADGLRTLRDRWEESS